A stretch of the Cyprinus carpio isolate SPL01 chromosome B4, ASM1834038v1, whole genome shotgun sequence genome encodes the following:
- the cracr2ab gene encoding LOW QUALITY PROTEIN: EF-hand calcium-binding domain-containing protein 4B (The sequence of the model RefSeq protein was modified relative to this genomic sequence to represent the inferred CDS: inserted 1 base in 1 codon) — protein MSSPFESHLSPALHPDLLKTVKASYTGIMSETGQDRSTRVVSSGSDQDEKQENSRKSMNKEAGRGHIAMLDKIEDFFQICDNEEKGFITRTDMTRLHKELPLTTEELENAFDSLDLDKNGYLTLGEFSSGFSNFLHGRRVSMSEELMTASSQIVPEALDQRSGDEQLSENEDDEERHFSMLMESLGASNVFEDPSEVHNLWAQLRKDEPHLLSNFEEFLARVTYQIKEARQDRKEMESALRRKAATHDTEICRLYEEMEQQIIHEKDRAILKDSENLQSRSQDLQQRLRCKEQELEQLFQKQRMLERQCCDLHSEHQVSRLENVKLKMTNEELSRELEHTCQELVLAQEQLGILQEQASRLQQEREMEMYRITEGLQREKQSLMKQLDLLREMNKHLRDERDIKFLKCSNSVKKSSRKQRPSTASMQYTERKPSVRKEVDEEEVTQRSNRKTSSLANGLCSPFSTWDDGKPEVDGRSEKVAGDSEGVKTXVDVEDAPLDGWPLRRVISIEEDHLPHLLQGDPHLLLHQLSEEEEESNASLASADSPLPVRVKKPSKKKWIRENMPSSARGQPVGKETLQQGPAERSAASPQRLFKVILVGNSSVGKTALLRRFCDGQFHSATTATVGIDYSVRTLNLGDSHVALQLWDTAGQERYRSITKQFFRKADGVVVIYDITMEDSFRSVRPWLTSIQEAVGDPIPVMLLGNKSDKENEREVPTKEADMLAEEANLNYYNSNT, from the exons ATGTCCAGCCCGTTTGAGTCACATCTCTCGCCTGCACTGCATCCTGACCTCTTAAAGACGGTCAAGGCAAGTTATACTGGAATCATGTCAGAGACTGGACAGGATAGATCTACACGGGTCGTAAGCAGTGGCTCAGACCAGGATGAGAAGCAGGAAAATTCAAGGAAAAGTATGAATAAGGAGGCAGGACGGGGACACATTGCTATGTTGGACAAAATAGAGGACTTTTTCCAGATCTGTGACAACGAGGAAAAGGGCTTCATCACACGAACGGATATGACG AGGCTGCACAAAGAATTGCCGCTCACTACTGAGGAACTCGAGAACGCCTTTGACTCACTAGATCTTGACAAAAATGGATACCTGACGCTAGGAGAGTTTTCCTCTGGATTTA GTAACTTTCTTCATGGACGGAGAGTTTCCATGTCGGAGGAACTAATGACTGCATCCTCTCAAATAGTTCCAGAAGCTCTTGATCAGAGGTCAGGGGATGAACAGCTGTCAGAgaatgaggatgatgaagagagaCATTTCAGCATGTTGATGGAGAGCTTGGGTGCAAGCAATGTATTTGAAGA CCCGAGTGAGGTTCACAACCTGTGGGCTCAGCTTAGGAAAGATGAGCCTCACCTCTTGTCCAACTTTGAAGAGTTCCTGGCCCGTGTCACGTATCAAATCAAAGAGGCACGACAAGACAGGAAGGAGATGGAAAGTGCCCTCAGGAG GAAAGCAGCCACACATGACACTGAAATTTGCAGATTATACGAGGAAATGGAGCAACAGATCATTCATGAAAAAGATCGAGCAATTCTGAAG GACTCTGAAAATCTGCAGTCGCGCAGTCAAGACCTTCAGCAGCGGCTCCGCTGTAAAGAACAGGAATTGGAGCAGCTATTCCAAAAACAGAGGATG ttggagCGACAATGTTGTGACCTTCATAGCGAACACCAGGTGAGTCGACTGGAGAACGTTAAACTCAAAATGACCAACGAGGAGCTGTCTCGTGAACTTGAGCACACGTGCCAGGAGCTAGTGTTGGCTCAGGAGCAGCTGGGCATTCTGCAGGAGCAGGCCTCTCGACTACAGCAGGAACGAGAGAT GGAGATGTACAGAATCACAGAAGGCttgcagagagaaaaacagagcttGATGAAACAGCTGGATCTACTCAG AGAAATGAATAAACATCTACGTGATGAGCGAGACATTAAGTTTCTG AAATGCAGTAATTCAGTGAAAAAATCCTCACGCAAGCAAAGACCGAGCACAGCCTCAATGCAATACACTGAGAGAAAACCATCTGTCAGAAA AGAAGTTGATGAAGAGGAAGTGACTCAGCGTTCTAACAGGAAGACCTCCTCTCTTGCAAACGGTCTCTGTTCACCCTTCAGCACATGGGATGATGGGAAGCCAGAGGTGGACGGACGATCTGAAAAAGTAGCTGGGGACTCAGAAGGTGTAAAGA GAGTGGATGTGGAGGATGCGCCACTGGATGGATGGCCTCTACGCAGAGTCATATCCATCGAGGAGGATCACCTCCCCCACCTGCTGCAAGGAGACCCTCACCTTCTCCTCCATCAGctaagtgaagaagaagaagagtccAATGCATCCCTGGCCTCTGCTGACTCTCCACTACCAGTAAGAGTGAAGAAGCCGTCTAAGAAGAAATGGATCAGAGAAAACATGCCCTCATCTGCACGGGGTCAGCCAGTCGGAAAGGAGACCCTCCAGCAG GGTCCTGCAGAAAGATCCGCAGCATCCCCTCAGCGCCTCTTTAAAGTCATTCTGGTGGGAAATTCCAGCGTTGGCAAAACCGCACTGCTGCGACGCTTCTGTGATGGACAGTTTCACTCTGCCACCACAGCCACTGTGG GCATAGACTATAGTGTGCGTACACTGAATTTGGGGGACAGTCATGTGGCTCTTCAGTTATGGGACACTGCAGGCCAAGAAAG GTATCGCAGCATTACCAAGCAATTTTTCCGTAAGGCAGATGGCGTGGTGGTCATCTATGACATCACAATGGAGGACAGTTTCAGATCAGTCCGCCCCTGGCTGACCAGCATACAGGAGGCCGTAGGCGACCCTATACCCGTCATGCTCCTTGGCAACAAATCGGACAAGGAGAATGAGAGAGAAGTGCCGACAAAAGAGGCCGATATGCTAGCAGAG GAAGCAAACTTGAACTATTACAATTCCAACACTTAA